Part of the Candidatus Acidiferrales bacterium genome is shown below.
CACGCCGTGCGCTGCTATTTCTCTGGCCTCTTCGGCACGCTTTTCCTGCCTTCCATCGTCGGCGGCGATTTCATCCGCAGCAGCCTGGCCATGCGGTTCGGCGCGGGCCGCGCCGCCATCATCCTTGGCGGTTTTCTCGACCGCGTTCTCGACTTCGTCGTCCTGATGTTTCTCGCCGCTCTTGGCGCGCTGCTCGTTCCCGGCGCGCTCGATCCGCGCACGCGTCACGTTTTCGTCTCCATCGGCGTTGTCATCCTCGTTGCGCTCGCTGTCTTGGGCCCGCTGGTCTTCTGGTTTCCCGCGCGGCACTTCTCTTTCCGCATTCGCCGTGGCATCGTGCGCTTGCGTCAGGCCGCGCGCCCCATGCGCCGCAGCCCGCGGACCGTTTTCGCCGCTTTATGTTTGGGATTATTCGCGCAGGGAAGCTTCATCTGGCTCACCGCTCAGGTCGCTAACGTCAGCGGCTTGCGTCTGCCGTTCCGCGCCTGGCTTTTCGCTTGGCCGCTCGCGAAAATTTCCGCCGTCATTCCCGTCACGCAAGGCGGCATCGGCGTGCGCGAAGCTGCGCTCGCCGCGCTGCTCGTTCCTTTCGGCGCTCGCGCCGTGAAGACCGTCGCCGTCGGCCTCGCTTGGGAAGCCATCATCATCACCGGCGGCCTCATCGCCGGCCTCACCGCATTTCTCCTCGGACGCCTGCCTGCCGCCCGCGCCGCTGTCGCGCAAACCAAATCCTCCGCAGAAAATCCCTCGCGCTCGGACTTGGAACCACTGTAAGTTTGAATTTAGAAAAGGAAGTTACGAGGAAGGAACGCTGCCGAACCCTGACTCCGTCTTGTTTGTCCCGAATTCGTCTGCCGGTCGTGAAGCAATTTCCTCAGCGCAGCATCTCCGCCGCCGTCAGCGCATAGACCAACGCGCATTGTGCGATGTTGCGAATCGGAATGAACTCGTTCGGCCCGTGCGACACCGTCAGTAATCCTGGTCCGTAGGCGAACGCCGGCACGCCGCGCGCCGCGTAGAATCGCGTTTCGAGCAGGCCCGGGCACATCTCGAATTTCGGTTCCTTGCCCGTCACGCTTCCAATGTGGCGTGACAGTATTGCCCCAAGTCTGTCTTCTGCCGGAGTCGCCGCTGCCGCTTCCTCTTGAAGTACCTCAATTTCGAAACCTTCTAGCGCCTCGCGCAATCGCCGCTTTTCTTCTTCCAGATTTTCCTCCGGATTGATCCGCCGGTCGATCGTGAAAGAACAGAATTCCGGCGTCACATTGAAATTCGTCCCTGCCTCGACGCGCCCGCCGATCATCAGTATGGATTTGCGGGCCGCCGCCGGAGCTATCTTCTGTCGTGTTTCGCGAAGCTCCACTTCGTTTTTGATTTCTGCTAGGCGAGCCATCGCAGGCAACGCGCGCTCGAACGCATTCACGCCCTCGAATTGCCGCCCGACGTGCGCGGCTTTTCCGCGCATCGTGGCGCGCAGCGAAATCGCTCCGCGATTGGCATTCCAAATCACGCCGCCTGTCGGCTCCGGAGTGAGCATCCCGATCCCTTCGCGCCCCAGCAGCCCGCGCGCATTCAGATCGCGCGATCCGCGCGGCCCGGCCGTCTCTTCGTCCGGTACCAGCACGATCCCGATTCGGCCCGCGTTCAGCAATCCTTCATCGCGCGCTGCTGCCGCTGCATGAATCATCGCCGCCAGCCCGCTCTTCATGTCCGACGACCCGCGCCCGAACAGATTCGCGCCTTCGACGCGCGGCTCGAATTGCTCGCTCCTCTGCGCCGGTACAACGTCGTAGTGCCCGCTGAAATATAGTGTTCGCGTGCTGGTTCCCGCCGACGCCAAAACGCACGCGCCTTCGCGTCTCGCGTCGCCGAACCCGAGCTTGTTTAACTCCTCGACGAGCGTTCGCGCGCATTCTTCGTAATGATTTCCGGGTGGGTTTTCCGATGGAATTGCGATCAGCCGCTTCGTCAGCTCCAGCATCGCTGGCTCGGAAAACCTTTGGCGCAGTCGGCTGCTCAGTTGCTCCGTATCCAGAGTCACTTTCGCCTCGCGAATTTCCTTATCGCCAAATGTTATCGGAGTGTTTCAGGAATGTGCCACCACGCAGCGCTCGCGCTAAAAGACATTTTGGCCTGCTTCTTCCGCCGCTTCCGTTCAGCGTTTCGTCCGTTTTGCCCTGCGCTTCTTCGCCGCTTTTTTCGCTCGCTTCACCGCAATCCCTTGTATCTCGAACTTCGCGCCAAAAAGCAGCGGCCCGGAACCCAGAAATGCTCGCGCCGGAAAATCGCCCGAAAAATAACCGCGATAAATCGCATTGAACTTCTCAAAGAGCGAGACGTCCGAGCAGAAAATCTGCACGTAAACCAAATCATCCATCGCCAGATTCGCGCGCCCCAGCGTTGCGCGGAAGCCATCGAGCAGCAGCCGCGCTTCCTGCTCCGCATCTGTGGGTGGTTTTCTCGTGGCCGGGTCCAGCCCGATGTGCCCGCTCACGTAATATGTATTGCCCACGAGCACGCCGCTCGAAAACGGCAGCGGCCCGAGACTCGCCGCCACCGGGAAATAAGTTCGCTTCTCATCCGTCGGCATAAATTCCTCCTCGAAATCTCATCAGATGCGCATCCGCGTCCAGCGATTCTCCTTCGCAAAAGTAAAACGGCTCGCCGCATCCCGCAGCGAGCCGTCTCATTTCAAATCAGCATCACGCCAGGTTTTAGTGCACGTACTTCGAATAATCCGGGAACGCCGGCAGCTTCGGCTTCGGCAGCGGATGGTTCTTCAAATCTTCCATCGCCACCGCGATCGCCTTCTCCAGTTGCACGTCGTGTCCTTCGCGCCACGCCTTCGGGTCCAGAATCACCGGCACATCCGGCGGCACGCCGTGGTTTTCCACGTCCCACGTCCCGTTCGGATTGAAGAACGCCACGCGCGGCGCCGTCACCGTCCCGCCGTCGATCAGTACCGGATATCCGTAGATGCCCACGAGCCCGCCCCACGTTCGCTCGCCCACCAGCGGCCCAAGTCCCGTGTGGCGGAATCCCCACGGCATCCAGTCGCCTCCCGAGCCTGAAAATTGATTGATGATCATCACCTTCGGCCCGAAAATCGCATCGAGCGGCGAAGTGAAGATCTCTCCCTGCCGCGTGTACCAGTAGCTCGTCAGCTTCCTCTGCATCGTTTCGATGATGTAATTCGCGATCGATCCGCCCTGATTGAACCGCTCATCCATCACCGCGCCTTCTCGTCCTACTTGCGAGTAGTAATAACGGTTGAAGTTCGTGAATCCGCCTCCTGCCGTATCCGGCAAATAGACGTACGCCAGCTTCCCGCCGCTGAGCTTCGTCACCGTCTCCAGATTGTGATTCATCCAGTCGCGGTTCCGGATCCCGAATTCATTCGCAATCGGCACCACGGTCACTTCCCGCGATCCGCTCCCATCCGCATTCGGACCCACCTTCAGCACCACCTGCTTGTCGGCCTTGTCCAGGAAGAAGCTGTAGATATTGTCCGTTCCT
Proteins encoded:
- a CDS encoding lysylphosphatidylglycerol synthase transmembrane domain-containing protein; protein product: MPGTVEPHPAQSRPEPRAHRHSRSRAIQHPVLRMIFRIGGSILALFLLFHFLPLSEVWTTLRHLPAYLWLLILAGYLAAHVVAINKWRLMINVGGAGLSFRHAVRCYFSGLFGTLFLPSIVGGDFIRSSLAMRFGAGRAAIILGGFLDRVLDFVVLMFLAALGALLVPGALDPRTRHVFVSIGVVILVALAVLGPLVFWFPARHFSFRIRRGIVRLRQAARPMRRSPRTVFAALCLGLFAQGSFIWLTAQVANVSGLRLPFRAWLFAWPLAKISAVIPVTQGGIGVREAALAALLVPFGARAVKTVAVGLAWEAIIITGGLIAGLTAFLLGRLPAARAAVAQTKSSAENPSRSDLEPL
- a CDS encoding ArgE/DapE family deacylase — translated: MTLDTEQLSSRLRQRFSEPAMLELTKRLIAIPSENPPGNHYEECARTLVEELNKLGFGDARREGACVLASAGTSTRTLYFSGHYDVVPAQRSEQFEPRVEGANLFGRGSSDMKSGLAAMIHAAAAARDEGLLNAGRIGIVLVPDEETAGPRGSRDLNARGLLGREGIGMLTPEPTGGVIWNANRGAISLRATMRGKAAHVGRQFEGVNAFERALPAMARLAEIKNEVELRETRQKIAPAAARKSILMIGGRVEAGTNFNVTPEFCSFTIDRRINPEENLEEEKRRLREALEGFEIEVLQEEAAAATPAEDRLGAILSRHIGSVTGKEPKFEMCPGLLETRFYAARGVPAFAYGPGLLTVSHGPNEFIPIRNIAQCALVYALTAAEMLR
- a CDS encoding RidA family protein yields the protein MPTDEKRTYFPVAASLGPLPFSSGVLVGNTYYVSGHIGLDPATRKPPTDAEQEARLLLDGFRATLGRANLAMDDLVYVQIFCSDVSLFEKFNAIYRGYFSGDFPARAFLGSGPLLFGAKFEIQGIAVKRAKKAAKKRRAKRTKR